The sequence GTTCGCACAGGCAATCCATACCGCAGCTGTAGTCGCACAGCCAACCGAGATGCGGGCGCTTACACTGGGGCCCCAGACGGCGGTGGCAGACCTTGGGCCTCCAGGCGTAGTGCTGGTAGAGCCACAAGTTCGGCAGCCTCCAGCGCAAGTGCCCGGCCATGGTCTCGGCGCTGGAGTAGCAGCCCTTGAGCTATCTTCTAACACCAGACCGGGCTTTTCACCGGCCTTAGAAACCCAAGGCCACCATAGTCCCCGCCTCTCCTCCCCTCGGGCCAGCGACAGCTGAAGTCCGGAGAGGCAGCTGTGAAGGGCGCCTGCCACACGCCAAGGGCCCCTGGAGGCCGCTGTGCGGTGCCCCACGAAGCACCAATCCACCTGGGGACCTGCCTCTTTAACAAACCTaacttggactttttttttttttcctttgttgcgaggagtacagggattgaactctgagccacatccctagccctattttgtattttattaaacagaatctcactgagttgcttagcatcttgcttttgctgaggctgcctttgaacttgcaatcctcctgactcgacatctcaagccactgggtttacaggtgtgtgctaccaccgCTGGCTCTAATTTCTATTTTAAAGTTTGAAATATGCACATATCACTTAAATTATCATAGTCTGTATTCAAACAATATAAAACTTTTTTGTATGTCCCTACATGTTTCAAGATGAAGACTGGTCACTAGAAAAATCAACCAAATCATTAGAGGGTTATATTTAGGGAGTGACAATCGCCAGGGAGGTAAAGGAATCAGCTTTGTGATTGTGATCAATCAAATTGTCAATGATTTAATCAATCAACCAATGCAACCTCTGGAGCTTTCCAGGCACTGTGTTCACAAGGTGCTGTGCTCTGATTCCCTGGGGAAAGGATGGAAGCTCTGTGCTTCCTTCCACACTTTGCCCTATGTGTGCCCTTTATAATATAACTGGAACTGTAAGTATAACACTTTTCTGATTTCTGAGTTATTCTAGTGAATTATTGAACCTGAGCTCCTTGGTTAGTTTTTTCTTTCTATGTAGAATCCCAAGGAACCCACAATAAATTAACAAAGATCCTCTGGTCACTGAAAATTCCTAGGGATTTTAAAACTCTGCACTAGGGACCAAGGACATAGAGCAGACTATTATTTACTACATAGAGGCTGGTTGTGGAGTTCATAGGCCAGGACATAAGTAACACTTGCCCAGGACTCTGGATTATGTTTTATAAGTCCAGATTTGGATGATCTCTGAAGCCAGGGGTTGGTTGGAGTGATCCCTCCTCAGTCACTGTGAAGACCCAGTGCCTGGGTTATCCTGTGCCTTTCCCTCAGCTATCATTCCAAAAGCATGCAAAATCCCTGGCCACCCATCTTTCACTTTCAATGCCCGGCAAAGGGTCTACTGCTGGGAAAAGAAGATTGCAGAAATTTGGTTTCACTCTTCTGTTCCTGGAAATTCTGCTCTCCCATTGTGGACTTCTTCCTTCTGTGCTATTGGCCCGATTCCTGGGAGGGCAGGACAAACCCCAAAGATAATTTAAGCCTCACAGCTCCTTCCACGCAGTCCAGGGTTAAGTCCAGCCCATTTTTATCTGTGGTAGCCACAGAAGCACACAGGACCAGGACTGCCAGGGGATAACAGGTCTACACAGAAGTTATTTTCTGGGTTGGGCTGCAGGAACGCCCTTCTTCAAACCTAGCTTTTTCTGATCTTTCGGTAGagcacaaggagctcaactgtgaCACCTTTTCTCCAAGAAACTGGTGAgtagaaaatattttggaattaaTACAGCTTAAAAATAGAATTGTAAATCTGTGTTTCTGAGAGTGGGACCTCCTTGTTGCTCGATATGAGTGCCATGGACTTAAAGGCTAAAAGGCAGGATGGTTGATGAACAGTTATAAGCCATTCAGAGAATTTAAATATGTGAGACATTTTCAGAGGCCAGTCACAGGCAAGCTTCATTCCTCTGCACTGTAGAAGGACCATGTATAGTCAGGGTGCCAATAGATATTGATTTTCACTGAGAACATCTGAAATCTGACATTCTTCATCTAATATCCAAATACTTCTCACTCTGAAGAATAGGCATATCATGTAAACATAGAAACACAGAAGCTCTTAGGTCTTCATTTCATCCCTGACTGTACCTCTCCTTACCAAATTGTGGTCTTGATCTTTGCCTCTATGCAAGAGCTCTGCACTTGGAAGGAGGATTTGAATCCCAGTTCTGAGCTTTGCTAATGGCAGGCAGGACTCTACTGGTCTCTCAAcctctgtttcttttttccaACACTTGAAGATGAAAATTATTATAATGTCCTTATAGGGCTGTTAGAATGAAGTGAGGAATGTATGTACAGATGCACATGTTAGGTTTATTTAATGTATATTTCCATATTCCCTCTTATTTCTCCCCTGCTCACAATCAGTAAACACACTCTGAATAGCTGGAAGACAAGGTCATAGCAATTCTATATAGTGCTCTGCCCCAGCTACTACCACCCAACTACTGCAGCAGAAAACAAACAAGAAGACATGGCTTTTGTGTGTTGAAAGTTTCTCAGGACACAGAAGTTTGATGTCTACATCTGCATACCCTTCAGCCTCTGTCACTGGGATCCCAGTCTCTTTATCTGCTCAATTACTCAGGACCTATCTCTATGAATATGTATGACATCCTGTATTATTTGCTCTGGCATCCTCTATAAATGCACTAGTCTAAATCAATATCTGTTGAGACTCGTGTTTCACTCTGTTGGATCCTTTTCAAGTCTCTGGCTGTGTTTTCCACTTCAAAACTCACTTTACTCATTCTGTATTTTGCCAGACCTTATATATTCCAGAGGGGGGTGCAGGATGGGCTGCTTTCTACACAGCAATGGGTTGGCCCTTGTACACTACTAGATCCTCAAGATTTACCCTCTCatgtatgtgaaaaaaaaattatgccaaGCAGTCAAAGTACTAACACCATGCCCATGAGTGGCTGATACCTTTCCACCCACCCAATGACAAGTCAGACATCTCCATTCTTCCATGCAGAATGCTTGccatctctgattatatatacaCCAACCCAGATCTTGTATATCTGCTCAGAAAAGTTTCTTCCAGGATTATTCTTGCCATTTTCTGTCCTCCTGGACTGTATTAAATGACTTCCAGTGAGCTCCTAAAGGATGTGCCTAAACCCTCACTTGCAACCAGATGGCATCTATTTGACCTGCCTTCCTCTCAGACATCCCACCCTGCCGCAGTCcgcctgcagcaaaataaccgggggggtgacgaacaacttgtgtagattgatacagcaggagtgggagccatttattgtaggacaggaaggGTATTTatgcattccacacagcttatctaattaacataaactagatacatcagttagccaataaggaatctccacacttaatggctcactggcgttacttcacaaaccactccctctggcattttgccaggcgccatccagacttgtttacagactctaacatttctctggcaaaatgccaggcaccatcctgacttgtttacagactctaacaccacCCTGAGTTGAGGTACCTTGGTTTGTAGTCTAAAAATTCTGCCCTTTCTCTCTATTGAATTCAATATATTGGTCTTGCACATTATTCATCATATTAAGCTCTGGATGTGTGATTTCCTCTGGTGCCTTGTCTCAAGGTATACATGTTCTTTAATCAAAAATATCTAGGACTCCAGAACCAGGTTAATTCCATTGATATTAGGAAGGGTGACAGAGGCACTTCCATGGCATGGCTGACTTTGTACAAGACCCACTTCAGCCCCTCCTATAGTCTTTGATCCCACCATCTCTTCTACTGATGACACTTTCTACACTAGTCAGTCCCCAGGTATCTGATCTTTCTCCCTCATCATGGGCCTGTTTACACAACAGCTAGAGGTAGGTGAGGGGGTAGAGTCTTAGAAAATCATAAGCGTATAGTCTAGCATGTTTGCatattttcttcttaatttttaaCTTCCTTTTTAGACAAGTTTTAGTTTACAGAAAAATTAAGATACAAACAGTTCCCAAATACTCACTGATCCTTCATATGCATAGCATACCCCATTATAAACCCCCCCTACTCACACTCACACCAAGTTGATATGTTTGTTACAACTGACACATTTGTTCATTGACACATTATAATCAccctgtgttagtcaactttctaTTACTCTGgtaaaatatctgagaaaatcaacttaaaatacaaaaaatattttggctcatggtttcagaggtttcatctCATGGAAATTTAGATCTGTAATTTCTGGACCTCTGGGGAGGAATAATGTTATGGAAGGGGAGACTTGGAAGAGCAAAACTGCTCACTTAATGGCTTccaggaaacagaaagagagagaggaaggggccaggtACAAAATACACCCCTCAAGTTCATGTCTCCCAATGACCTACTTTTTCCAGTTAGGCCCACCTCTTAAATTTTCTACCATCATCCAATAGCACATTAGCTATAAATCCATAAATGAACTAATCCATGATGAGGTCATAGCCCTCATCATTCCATCACCTCTCAAAAGCTCCACCTCTGAACTTTGCTGACTTGAGGACAAAACCATCAACAAAATACCTTTAGGGGACATTCAGATCCAAACCACAATACAACTAAGGTTGCTCTTGGTTCCTACTGTTCTACATGCCAAAGATTTGGACAGATGTATAATGGCATGTATTTACTTTTATAGTATCATTCCAAATATTTTTAGTGCCCTAAAAATCCTTTGTGCCTTTTCATACCCACTGAAGCTCCTGGCAACCACTGCTCTTTTGACTTTTTCCAAATTTGACCTTTCATCTATAGATTGaaatcatacaatatgtagacTTTTTTAGAGTGTCTTCTTTTGCTTAGTATTACACATTTAAGATTTAAGCTTCTCAACATCTTTTAATTGCTtaatagctcatttctttttagtactgaatagtattccattttttaaaatattccataGTTTATTAATCCACTCACCTACTGAAACTCATCCTGATTGTTTCCAAGTTTTGACAGTCATGAATAAAGCTTCTAGAAACACCCATGTACAGGTTTTTGTTTGAACAAATATTTTCAGTTCCTTTGGGTAAGTATCAAGGAACATGTATGTTGAGTATACCAAGCCGTCTTCCAAAACAGATGTACATTTTGCATTCCTACCTGTAGTAAAGGAGAGTTCTTGATGGTCCACACTTTTGCCATCATTTAATAGTGTCAGTGTTTCAGATTTGGTCATTCTAGTATGTAGTGGTACAAAATTgatgttttaatttgtttttctctgATAATGTATGATGAGGAgcctattttttatttgatttttttgttatCCATAGACTTTCTTTGATGAGGTTTTTGTTAAGGTCTTTGACTCATTGTTTAATGGTGTTAtctgttttcttattgttaattttaagGGTTCTTCATGTAGTTTAGAAAATAGTCCTCTACCAGCTGTGTTTTTTGTAAGTACTTTTCTCCCAGTGTGGGGAGAAAATTTCATTCTCCTAATATCACCTTTCATAGAGAAGTTATAACTTTAATGAAGCCCAGATTATCAATTATTTCTAATATGGATTCTTTTGTTGTGTTGATTCTAGAAAGTCATTGCCATACCAAGGTGATCTAGGTTTTCTCCTATGCCATCTTTCAAGGTTTTTATGGTTTTGCATGCTATATTTTGAGTAAATTTTTGTGGAGGGCATAAATTCTGTGTCTAAATTCACTGTCCTGCTTGTCTACTTTTTCCAACTgttttgttaaaaatattatCTGTGTTCCATTGAGTTGCCTTTATTCCTTTGTAAAATATCGATTGATATATATGAACACTCTAAACTGTTattgagatgtgtgtgtgtgtgtgtgtgtgtgtgtgtgtatatatatacataaatatatacatatatacataaataaagagAGAGATGTTTATGGACtctttattctgttccattggtttaCATTATAAGTCTTAAAGTCAGTTACAGCCACCCTATAGGGGGAAGCACAGGTTGGTAGGTTCATCTTTACCTTGTTTCACTGCTCATATgtgcaaatattatttttatttaaaaaaatagctaaAAGAAGATCAATAAAGAATAGCCTGGGGCTGGGCTATGGCTCAGCATTAGCACACttttgcctgacatgtgtgaggcactgggttcaattctcagcactgcgtattaataaataaaggtctatcaataactaaaaaacgtTAAAAATGAATAGCCTTGGCAGGAAAGTTTCTATAGAAAAATAAGACCTTGAAAATAATGAAGAATCTCTTCATCAAAATGAGCAGGACAAGATAAGGAAAGAGGCTTGCTAAGAGCAAACTTAACATGTAGGCCAGAAATCCTGCCAACATACATGAATAGAAAGAGATCGTTTCCCCAGTCATAATGTGGGACTAGGGCTGAAGTTCTGTTCTACCTTAACAGCAAAATCAAAATCTTCCCTACTGTGCTAACTCTTTGAACTTCTCACTTCTGTCCTCCCACTAGTGCCCTCTACTTCTCACAGCCATGGGTCAGGCATCCTCCTCCACAACCCCTAATAAAGAGGCTCAAGATTTTACCTTCAGCTGTGACAAGTTTTTTAAGACTTTCAAAATGGAAAGCAAAATCCTCTCTCCAGAAACCATTGCTTCAATTCAATCACACCTGGATGAAGGGAATATTCAGAAAACTGTTTCTGCAATTAACGATGCATTGAAAAACATCCAGAATGCCccactgaacattgcagtgacagGGGAGAGTGGAGCAGGGAAGTCCACTTTTATCAATGCCTTGCAGGGGGTGGGGCATGAAGAAAAAGATGCAGCTGCCACTGGGGTGGTGGAGACAACCATGGAGAGAATTCCATATCAACACCCAAAGCTTCCTAACGTGATAATATGGGACCTTCCTGGGATTGGGACCACTAACTTCCAACCACGAAATACCTGAAGAAAATGATGTTTGGTGAGTATGATTTTTTCATTATCATCTCTTCTACACACTTCAAAGAAAATGATGCACACCTGGCCAAAGCCATTGCAAAAATGAACAAGCAGTTTTACTTCATTTGAACAAAAATTGATAGTGATATACACAATCAGAAAATATGCACACCTAAATCCTTCAATAGGGACAAGCTCCTGCAAAAGATTCGAAATAACTGTCTCAAACACCTGGAAGATAACAATATAAATGGTGCTCAAGTCTTCTTAGTCTCTGGCATTCACGTGTCTGACTATGACTTCCCTAACCTGGAGACCACTCTTCTGAAGGAGCTGCCCGCTCACAAGCGCTACATCTTCATGCAATGCCTGCCAAGTGTTACTGAGGCTGCCATTGATCGGAAGAGAGATTCCCTGAAGCAGATGGTCTGGCTGGAGGTCCTAAAGGCTGGAGCATCAGCTACCATTCCTATGATGGGATTAATCAATGATAATGATTTAGAGAAGTTAAAGGGAGACCTTAACCCTCTACAGATCTTACTTTGGGCTGGATGATGCATCACTGGAAAATATGGCTAAGGATTTCCAAGTATCCATGCAGGAACTCAAGGCAAACATTAAATCTCCCCATTTGCTCTCAGTTGGCAGGGATGAATCCTTAGGGGAAAAAGTACTGACATATATTGAGAAAGTTTGCTCAGTCACTGGAGGATTCCTTGCCACTGGTCTTTACTTTAGAAAGGTCTTCTATTTACAAACTTATTTCCTTGACACTGTGGTTAGTGATGCTAAAGTTCTCCTTAAAAGGGAAGTTCTTTTCACAGACTCAGAGATCTCTGAGCAGAGCTTTAAAAATGGGGTAAGTGAAACAGAGAGCCCCTGACTTTACCTCAGTGTTTTCATGGCACTGCAGACTGAAGAGATGGCTTAAGGATCTCGTGAAGCATCATGGCCAGGCTGCAATATTCTTGGATATGATCcctcttggcaaaataaagtacagGAATCTGGAATTGTATGCTAAGAAAAGAGAATATCTCTGTTTGCTGGTTATTTGTACCCAGGAAAGGCTCATTGAAGATATTGGGCACAGTGAAGTTTCTGGACACATAGCATATCTTCCAAAAAATTTTTTGAACAAATTTTTTACATAGCATGTTTTTTAGAGTTCCCAATATTTtgctaaaaaggtatcattctgatCATTTATAAGCCAATTAATGTTGACTCATatctttcttgtttcttttagGATTATCATTTTATTTGGTGAATACATAAAAAGAGTAAgttgggggctagggttgtggctcagtgtcagagcccttgcctggcacatgtgaggcaccaggttcgatcctcagcaccacataaaaataaataaataaaggcattatgtccatccacaattaaaaaaaatatttttttaaaaaagagtgaatTGGATATTGTGTAATGGGAATGACTGAGAAACATTAGCTATACAAAACTTTCATCTAAAGTACTTTATTACAGGGGTAAGTGCACAAGATAGGAACTTGGTCCAAGGGTGTGCATGCTGGAGGCCTAACTACTCCTTGGTTGTTAACAAAGATCATTGTGTGCCTGAAGTTGAAATGGAATAAGACAAAAGAGGatagtaataaaaaaaataagtagaaataaaaagaaatacaaaattccTTAaacagggctgggtttgtggctcagcagtagagcacttgcctagcacggcaaggccctgggtttgatcctcagcaacacataaaaataaataaataaaataaagacattatgtccaactacaactaaaaaataaatgttttctttaaattccctaaacatatgaaaagatgttccatCTCTCATCTgataagagaaatgtaaattagaaACAGAATCTACACCTAGATATAATTTCTCACATATTAGATTTGGAAAACTTACAAAGTTTAATTTTGAGtgaaaatttaattttgttttactcttctggtatcaataaaaaaagatacaaaaaatCACATGGTCTATAATTAGGCTGGGGAattacacatatattacatatgtttatatatatttaacatatatatttacacattgACTCAGTGGTCCTACTTTGAACAATCTGTCATAAAAGTTAGATAAAGTAGAAAAGGGTATTTGCTTGAAGTTATTAAATATGGCACTATTTGAAATAGGAAATACCGTAAACTATTCAAATATTCTAGTAGGGAATTGTACATCCATAAAATAGAAGCCTTGACAACCATACCAGGGAGTGAGGAATATCTTCTATATTGCTAAGATGTCATCTTCAGGACAGACTGTTAAGTACAAAAATCAAGATATAGAAATATGTATATGGAATGTCACTGCCAATCCAAGAAAGTTCAAAACATGAATATGCCTTCAACATACCTTAAAGAATAACAAATCCTCAGAAATCAAATTTAATAACCTTTAAGGGAAAGGATCATACTGAGTAGAGGGACAGTAGTAAAAGCTACATTTCACTCTAGCTTACTATATCTTGGAACCATGCTAAAGTTTTATATACCTAAACAGCTGAATAATTAacctttaaaaacaatatttatgaaatagaaaataatatgaaACAAATTAAGGTGGTTGGCATAACCAAATATAAGTTATTTtaagattataaaatattttcatatgaggcctggggatatagctcagttggtagagtgcttcccttgcacatacaagggcctgggttcaatccccagcaccaaaaaatatacatattaataTGAAAGTAAATTTCTAGTAGAATATATTCCAAGAACAGagacaatgataaaataaaacttaCACTTTTATCAGTAgcaatatttataataataacaatgataTTGCTTTACTGTGAATGCATTATACACATTAGGATAAAGCCAAAAAAAGCAATTAGTTTAATGTCATTAAGTAACAAGACATTCAGAACAACAGACAAGAGATCCAAATGTAAGTTGAAAtgctggtgcacatctgtaatcccagactcCAGAGGCTAAGAAaagagaattacaagttcaagaccaacctcagcaccttactgaggccccaagcaacttagcaagaccctgtctcaaaattttaaagaaaaaaaattaaaagatctggggatgtggctcagtgattaagtgtccctgggtttaattaccagtaccaaaaaaaaaaagatttaaatataaaacaaaaaataataataattaaagtaAAAATAGGAAGTATGAATACATGAGATTTTACCTTTCTGTGTATAGTGAAAAAACCTAACAGCAATGACTAATCCAGGAACAATGAACACTCCTGTCACCACCCAATCTGTGATCTTAGAATACCACTGCATATATGACTCTGGGGCAATAAACTGAACTTCTTAGACTGATGCAATAAGTATAAAATCTGCATTGTAAggttagaaaataaggaaattgTTGAAAAATGTTACAGATATGACCGAACAACTCAGAAAACAACTTGAGATGGTACCACTAGACTAAAATGGGACAATTTGAGAATCTACATGTATAAGAACTGCAGGAAATTGAAATATGTCCAATCTGTTTTCATCAGCAAGGCCATAGTTAAACTTTGGTCAACTTTGAAGTATCCTAAGAAACCAACGCTTAATTTTGAATATTGGCATATAAGGGATTAAATCACATATAATAAGAATAAGTAAAACATAATAAACATAGTAAATCATAAATAATATGCAATTGTACATATAGTCTATGTAtgaatttatatattttcattttcagaaCACTCTACCCCAAAAGGACTGGTATTAAGGGAAGTACCACTAAACCAGTGAAGTTGGCAGGAGAGAGCATGACCAGTATTTGAGAACTGGTTATTGTGAGGAATCTTGAGTGTTGTTATCAGAAACCCCGAAAAGCAAGCAAAGGGCTAGAATTTGGAAATATACCACTTGCTGAGAGAATTCCAACATCATAATCAGGAAATAACCCTtctctgaatgaaaaaaaaagcagaattcTAGGAGAAAGAGCAAAAACTGTGAAGGAATCCCAAGATATCAGAACACAGTTCCCTTCTCTGTGTGAGTGTTTCAGTCTGGGTCAGAACTAGAATTtggaatggttaaaaaaagagCCAAAACTTGGATGATATATTTGTTGATATGAACCAGACAGCACTGTGTAGGCTTTAAAATGAGATTGTTGAACTACACAAATGTAATCGTAAAAGTTATGAGATAGGCTAAAGATAATATCAGGGATAGAGAATAGAGACCTAGAAGGACATATTAAAAGGAAATTaaattaattgttttttatttaagttaaataaaaaaattaaattaattgctTTATATTTCCTCCTACTTTGTAGAACATTGAGGCTATCATTTCAATAAACTGCTAattcttttaatgtttttgtaatagaaaaaaataaggtcATTAAGATTTTTAATGATGAAAGAAAATTGTGTTTAGTAGTCATGATTAGTTCACTATTCCTGACTTGGTAACAGCtaaaaggaagggaaaaaagtGTTAAGAAGCTAGCTGaggacagtggtgcatgcctataatcccagtggctcaggtctCTGAGGCAAGAGGCTCACgggttcaaagctagcttcagcaacctGGAGggactaaggaactcagtgagactctgtctctaaagaaaatacaaaaaggcactggggatgtggctcagtggttgagtgcccttgagttcaatccccaataccgaaagaaaagaaaagttaagAAGCTTTCTGATTACACTTCTTTCCTGATTGTGTGGGATCTTTTTGACAAAGTCTAAGCAGCAAGAAGTGACCACTCTCAGATTTGTAAAACATGTTAAATGAGCTCTGCATCATTTTGGCTCTAGTTTAGAACCCCTtagaagagaaggagaaaggaaCACTATAAGAAAAATAGAGGCATTATTTGacaattctttttttgtttgtttgttttcttggtgatgctggggattgaacccagggccttgtgcgtgcgaggcaaacactctacaaactgagctatatccccagacctttgaCAATTCTTTTTATGAAATGAAGAAAAGCAAAGTCCTTGGTTCATATAAAATTTTGACCTCTTGGATGCAGAAGTAAACAATGTAAAGTAAGCCCAGGATAGGAAGGCATTCCAACTTGGATCTTGCAAAGTTTGTTGATGAGGAGGTGATCACAGGTTTTGATACGTTTCCCAACAGAGGTTATAGCATTGTGACTAGAATTCACACTCCTAAATAGTTAGAACTATGCTTTTGGTCCAGAAGTGTCTTCTTTTACCCATGTTAGGAGATGGGAATAGGCGCCTTTTCCTAATCAGTTGGGGTCAGAAATCTGAGTGGCATGAAAGCTATACAACCCTGTTGACACATTCAGTATGTAACTGATTATTTATATAAATTGAACATGACTGTTTCGAGGATGTAAAAGCAACTGAGTGGCTCAAACTAAccttttaaataagaaaatggaCTGGAATAGAGATTATGTCAAATATATTGATGATAAATACAGTTTTAGAAAACTTTGCTTTGTATGCATATAAGTATATGCTGTGTGTGCATACCTAAGTTCCTAGACATGTTCCCTGACCCAAAATCGTTAAAAGAATTCACGACAATGCTTTATTTTTAAGGTTTAATCCCAAGGCAGTGAGAGTGAATGGAAGGATGAGAAGCAATGCAAATTGATAGTTTATACTGCTTGTCACAGAGACAAGCCCCAAGACTCAGCAAGTGGACCTTCTCAGTCATGTGGTGTATCTCTGCAGAGGTTCAGTGGACAAAGTCTCATGCCTTGAAGATTTCTATTGagtgaaaaaagaaagagatcacCTACTGTTTGCTATTAAAGTGTTAAAGAGGTGTTTAAGCtctgctattattttatttaagagtAAATATATTGCAGAAAGAAACAAGTCAATTTTAGAAGAATCTATCTGCATCTGACAAAAATGTAAGTTTGCAAATAGCTAATATGCCAACTGTATTTCATGGTGGAAATAGATATTCACTGTTTGCCCAGTATGAAACGCAACCTGCCATCATGCACTAGGGCAGTGTGGATGATAAAGACAGAATTCCTGACCTATGAGATCACTGTCTAAAGTTGTTGTTCATCTTCAGCTATGAAGAACATTAGCCcatgatttctttttattttttatgtttttagcaAACTGGTGGAACCCTCTTTATTAGATACAGAGAGCCTGGCCCACACAGGGGACAGATAAGCTTAGTCACTGTGCCC is a genomic window of Callospermophilus lateralis isolate mCalLat2 chromosome 5, mCalLat2.hap1, whole genome shotgun sequence containing:
- the LOC143400350 gene encoding LOW QUALITY PROTEIN: interferon-gamma-inducible GTPase 10-like (The sequence of the model RefSeq protein was modified relative to this genomic sequence to represent the inferred CDS: inserted 1 base in 1 codon; deleted 1 base in 1 codon; substituted 1 base at 1 genomic stop codon) is translated as MGQASSSTTPNKEAQDFTFSCDKFFKTFKMESKILSPETIASIQSHLDEGNIQKTVSAINDALKNIQNAPLNIAVTGESGAGKSTFINALQGVGHEEKDAAATGVVETTMERIPYQHPKLPNVIIWDLPGIGTTNFQPXKYLKKMMFGEYDFFIIISSTHFKENDAHLAKAIAKMNKQFYFIXTKIDSDIHNQKICTPKSFNRDKLLQKIRNNCLKHLEDNNINGAQVFLVSGIHVSDYDFPNLETTLLKELPAHKRYIFMQCLPSVTEAAIDRKRDSLKQMVWLEVLKAGASATIPMMGLINDNDLEKLKETLTLYRSYFGLDDASLENMAKDFQVSMQELKANIKSPHLLSVGRDESLGEKVLTYIEKVCSVTGGFLATGLYFRKVFYLQTYFLDTVVSDAKVLLKREVLFTDSEISEQSFKNGVSQFAFDGVDYITYGFKADTWMATHHGFLIAKGNREADLVIENYEDQRRETQNGRTSGLSAGTSPAGILRYSTIAGQLLAVNKLWDWLLKRKGALRR